A stretch of Cicer arietinum cultivar CDC Frontier isolate Library 1 chromosome 5, Cicar.CDCFrontier_v2.0, whole genome shotgun sequence DNA encodes these proteins:
- the LOC101501049 gene encoding uncharacterized protein isoform X2: protein MTDVKEGDYYNTNTTEDDLEDKFLVYTREGDWEKVVDLYKSNVKFCTMNIDKSRGTALHVAVNDNNESVVSNLVGSILLHGNVEAFILKNEKGDTPLHLAASRGFKEICEHIIGEFGERKELVYIDNNNGETPLFLASLSWQKQTFIYLFSFVEPDYKICDGKKDYSYPYSKDLIRNNGDSILHCAIQREFFDLALIIIDKYPELGAISNKKHYTPLKLLATRPSAFESGFKMIWWKKILYHCIPVENLNVKEALELYGIKHDQSERHKYPKNYDTCYLFLHKCKEYADPLLDIIRHLPVISKLAIPISTTYASDNKVKEQKVLLGQQQQINISMPSDNEEKKQNVLSKQKQNNISIPSDPELLPENYATCLWFLKFAYINILGLSGVGVDEVRKLKQKHKWSSQLLTVFMENTSDSYFGAGNKPLRNESEIDFEAIINQNKNSNEELKSEDTKKSETLKSKEAKKSETLNNGDTNKAETLKNEKAKKAKTMKSETPILTAARYGIVEMVTVLIKKIPSSIYETNLENKNILLVAVENRRTVVVESLRKWFKECNKYPIFDNLIQEVDNEDNTVLHLAATPGDQDWNISGAALQMMWHIKWFQYTKGLVPEHFPFRTNKEDKTAGEIFEEKHKTLVKDGSEWLKDTSESCSVVAALLAGVSFATSSTVPGGNKSETGEPTLEGKPAFDAFALSSIVGLCFSVTALIMFLSILTSRKEAKDFRIDLPRKLILGLSSLFLSIVAMFTAFCSGHFFLIDQKYKSIVFLIYIVTCFPVTLYAVAQLPLYIDLLKGIITKIPMTSAKGVDL from the exons ATGACCGATGTTAAAGAGGGAGATTATTACAACACAAACACCACAGAAGACG ATCTTGAGGACAAGTTTCTTGTGTACACAAGAGAAGGAGATTGGGAAAAAGTTGTGGATCTATACAAATCAAATGTAAAATTCTGCACAATGAACATAGACAAAAGCAGAGGGACAGCACTCCACGTGGCAGTAAACGACAACAACGAAAGTGTCGTTAGCAATCTTGTTGGTTCAATATTACTTCATGGGAACGTGGAAGCATTTATATTGAAGAACGAGAAAGGGGACACGCCTTTGCACCTTGCAGCATCAAGAGGGTTTAAGGAAATTTGTGAGCATATAATTGGAGAATTTGGTGAAAGGAAGGAATTGGTttacattgataataataaCGGAGAGACACCTTTGTTTCTTGCTTCACTTTCATGgcaaaaacaaacatttatCTATTTGTTCTCTTTTGTTGAACCGGATTATAAGATTTGTGATGGTAAAAAGGATTACTCTTATCCTTATTCTAAAGATCTTATTAGGAACAACGGAGATAGTATCCTTCATTGCGCCATTCAGAGAGAATTTTTTG ATTTGGCTCTTATAATAATAGATAAATACCCTGAACTTGGTGCAATTTCGAACAAAAAACATTACACACCTCTCAAACTTCTTGCTACTAGGCCTTCAGCATTCGAAAGCGGATTCAAGATGATATGGtggaaaaagattttataccaCT GTATACCTGTGGAGAATCTAAACGTGAAAGAAGCTCTGGAATTGTATGGTATAAAACATGATCAGTCAGAACGTCACAAATACCCAAAGAACTACGATACATGTTATCTATTTCTTCATAAATGTAAAGAATATGCTGATCCACTTTTAGACATCATTAGACATCTGCCGGTGATCTCTAAATTAGCAATTCCTATTTCCACTACATATG CTTCTGATAATAAGGTAAAGGAACAAAAAGTGTTGCTAGGTCAGCAACAACAGATCAATATATCAATGCCATCTGATAATgaggaaaagaaacaaaacgTGTTATCTAAGCAAAAACAGAACAATATATCAATTCCATCTGATCCCGAGCTTCTTCCAGAAAACTATGCTACATGTCTTTGGTTCCTGAAGTTTGCATACATAAATATCCTTGGCCTTTCTGGAGTAG gaGTTGATGAAGTTAGAAAACTGAAGCAAAAACATAAATGGAGTAGTCAATTATTGACCGTTTTTATGGAGAACACTTCTGATTCCTACTTTGGAGCTGGCAACAAACCACTTCGAAATGAGAGTGAAATCGATTTTGAAGCAATTATCAACCAAAACAAAAACTCAAATGAAG AATTGAAAAGTGAGGATACAAAGAAGTCTGAAACATTGAAAAGTAAGGAAGCAAAGAAGTCTGAAACATTGAATAATGGGGATACAAATAAGGCTGAAACATTGAAAAATGAGAAAGCAAAGAAGGCTAAAACAATGAAAAGTGAAACACCGATATTGACTGCAGCAAGATATGGCATAGTTGAAATGGTGACtgtacttataaaaaaaataccaagTTCCATCTACGAAACTAActtggaaaataaaaatatattattagtagCAGTTGAAAACAGAAGGACCGTTGTTGTTGAGTCGTTAAGGAAATGGTTTAAAGAGTGCAATAAATATCCAATATTTGATAACCTAATCCAAGAGGTAGATAATGAAGACAACACAGTGTTACATTTGGCAGCAACACCAGGTGATCAAGATTGGAACATATCTGGAGCTGCCTTGCAAATGATGTGGCATATCAAATGGTTTCAG TATACTAAAGGACTAGTCCCAGAGCATTTCCCATTTAGAACCAACAAAGAGGACAAAACTGCAGGAGAAATATTTGAGGAAAAACATAAAACTCTAGTAAAAGATGGTAGTGAATGGCTAAAGGACACATCAGAATCTTGCTCTGTAGTTGCAGCACTCCTCGCCGGTGTTTCCTTTGCTACATCAAGCACTGTACCGGGTGGCAACAAAAGTGAAACAGGTGAACCTACATTGGAAGGAAAGCCTGCATTTGATGCATTTGCTTTGTCATCAATAGTTGGCCTTTGCTTCTCTGTCACTGCACTCATAATGTTCCTCTCGATACTCACTTCTCGTAAAGAAGCCAAAGATTTCAGAATTGATTTGCCAAGGAAACTTATTTTGGGTTTGAGTTCCCTTTTCTTGTCCATCGTTGCAATGTTCACTGCTTTTTGCTCTGGTCATTTTTTTTTGATTGACCAAAAATACAAGAGCATTGTGTTCCTCATTTATATCGTCACTTGCTTCCCTGTGACTTTGTATGCAGTAGCACAACTTCCACTATACATTGATCTTCTAAAAGGTATTATAACCAAAATTCCAATGACAAGTGCTAAGGGTGTGGACTTATAA
- the LOC101501049 gene encoding uncharacterized protein isoform X4, with the protein MTDVKEGDYYNTNTTEDDLEDKFLVYTREGDWEKVVDLYKSNVKFCTMNIDKSRGTALHVAVNDNNESVVSNLVGSILLHGNVEAFILKNEKGDTPLHLAASRGFKEICEHIIGEFGERKELVYIDNNNGETPLFLASLSWQKQTFIYLFSFVEPDYKICDGKKDYSYPYSKDLIRNNGDSILHCAIQREFFDLALIIIDKYPELGAISNKKHYTPLKLLATRPSAFESGFKMIWWKKILYHCIPVENLNVKEALELYGIKHDQSERHKYPKNYDTCYLFLHKCKEYADPLLDIIRHLPVISKLAIPISTTYVAASDNKVKEQKVLLGQQQQINISMPSDNEEKKQNVLSKQKQNNISIPSDPELLPENYATCLWFLKFAYINILGLSGVGVDEVRKLKQKHKWSSQLLTVFMENTSDSYFGAGNKPLRNESEIDFEAIINQNKNSNEATPGDQDWNISGAALQMMWHIKWFQYTKGLVPEHFPFRTNKEDKTAGEIFEEKHKTLVKDGSEWLKDTSESCSVVAALLAGVSFATSSTVPGGNKSETGEPTLEGKPAFDAFALSSIVGLCFSVTALIMFLSILTSRKEAKDFRIDLPRKLILGLSSLFLSIVAMFTAFCSGHFFLIDQKYKSIVFLIYIVTCFPVTLYAVAQLPLYIDLLKGIITKIPMTSAKGVDL; encoded by the exons ATGACCGATGTTAAAGAGGGAGATTATTACAACACAAACACCACAGAAGACG ATCTTGAGGACAAGTTTCTTGTGTACACAAGAGAAGGAGATTGGGAAAAAGTTGTGGATCTATACAAATCAAATGTAAAATTCTGCACAATGAACATAGACAAAAGCAGAGGGACAGCACTCCACGTGGCAGTAAACGACAACAACGAAAGTGTCGTTAGCAATCTTGTTGGTTCAATATTACTTCATGGGAACGTGGAAGCATTTATATTGAAGAACGAGAAAGGGGACACGCCTTTGCACCTTGCAGCATCAAGAGGGTTTAAGGAAATTTGTGAGCATATAATTGGAGAATTTGGTGAAAGGAAGGAATTGGTttacattgataataataaCGGAGAGACACCTTTGTTTCTTGCTTCACTTTCATGgcaaaaacaaacatttatCTATTTGTTCTCTTTTGTTGAACCGGATTATAAGATTTGTGATGGTAAAAAGGATTACTCTTATCCTTATTCTAAAGATCTTATTAGGAACAACGGAGATAGTATCCTTCATTGCGCCATTCAGAGAGAATTTTTTG ATTTGGCTCTTATAATAATAGATAAATACCCTGAACTTGGTGCAATTTCGAACAAAAAACATTACACACCTCTCAAACTTCTTGCTACTAGGCCTTCAGCATTCGAAAGCGGATTCAAGATGATATGGtggaaaaagattttataccaCT GTATACCTGTGGAGAATCTAAACGTGAAAGAAGCTCTGGAATTGTATGGTATAAAACATGATCAGTCAGAACGTCACAAATACCCAAAGAACTACGATACATGTTATCTATTTCTTCATAAATGTAAAGAATATGCTGATCCACTTTTAGACATCATTAGACATCTGCCGGTGATCTCTAAATTAGCAATTCCTATTTCCACTACATATG ttgcAGCTTCTGATAATAAGGTAAAGGAACAAAAAGTGTTGCTAGGTCAGCAACAACAGATCAATATATCAATGCCATCTGATAATgaggaaaagaaacaaaacgTGTTATCTAAGCAAAAACAGAACAATATATCAATTCCATCTGATCCCGAGCTTCTTCCAGAAAACTATGCTACATGTCTTTGGTTCCTGAAGTTTGCATACATAAATATCCTTGGCCTTTCTGGAGTAG gaGTTGATGAAGTTAGAAAACTGAAGCAAAAACATAAATGGAGTAGTCAATTATTGACCGTTTTTATGGAGAACACTTCTGATTCCTACTTTGGAGCTGGCAACAAACCACTTCGAAATGAGAGTGAAATCGATTTTGAAGCAATTATCAACCAAAACAAAAACTCAAATGAAG CAACACCAGGTGATCAAGATTGGAACATATCTGGAGCTGCCTTGCAAATGATGTGGCATATCAAATGGTTTCAG TATACTAAAGGACTAGTCCCAGAGCATTTCCCATTTAGAACCAACAAAGAGGACAAAACTGCAGGAGAAATATTTGAGGAAAAACATAAAACTCTAGTAAAAGATGGTAGTGAATGGCTAAAGGACACATCAGAATCTTGCTCTGTAGTTGCAGCACTCCTCGCCGGTGTTTCCTTTGCTACATCAAGCACTGTACCGGGTGGCAACAAAAGTGAAACAGGTGAACCTACATTGGAAGGAAAGCCTGCATTTGATGCATTTGCTTTGTCATCAATAGTTGGCCTTTGCTTCTCTGTCACTGCACTCATAATGTTCCTCTCGATACTCACTTCTCGTAAAGAAGCCAAAGATTTCAGAATTGATTTGCCAAGGAAACTTATTTTGGGTTTGAGTTCCCTTTTCTTGTCCATCGTTGCAATGTTCACTGCTTTTTGCTCTGGTCATTTTTTTTTGATTGACCAAAAATACAAGAGCATTGTGTTCCTCATTTATATCGTCACTTGCTTCCCTGTGACTTTGTATGCAGTAGCACAACTTCCACTATACATTGATCTTCTAAAAGGTATTATAACCAAAATTCCAATGACAAGTGCTAAGGGTGTGGACTTATAA
- the LOC101501049 gene encoding uncharacterized protein isoform X1, whose protein sequence is MTDVKEGDYYNTNTTEDDLEDKFLVYTREGDWEKVVDLYKSNVKFCTMNIDKSRGTALHVAVNDNNESVVSNLVGSILLHGNVEAFILKNEKGDTPLHLAASRGFKEICEHIIGEFGERKELVYIDNNNGETPLFLASLSWQKQTFIYLFSFVEPDYKICDGKKDYSYPYSKDLIRNNGDSILHCAIQREFFDLALIIIDKYPELGAISNKKHYTPLKLLATRPSAFESGFKMIWWKKILYHCIPVENLNVKEALELYGIKHDQSERHKYPKNYDTCYLFLHKCKEYADPLLDIIRHLPVISKLAIPISTTYVAASDNKVKEQKVLLGQQQQINISMPSDNEEKKQNVLSKQKQNNISIPSDPELLPENYATCLWFLKFAYINILGLSGVGVDEVRKLKQKHKWSSQLLTVFMENTSDSYFGAGNKPLRNESEIDFEAIINQNKNSNEELKSEDTKKSETLKSKEAKKSETLNNGDTNKAETLKNEKAKKAKTMKSETPILTAARYGIVEMVTVLIKKIPSSIYETNLENKNILLVAVENRRTVVVESLRKWFKECNKYPIFDNLIQEVDNEDNTVLHLAATPGDQDWNISGAALQMMWHIKWFQYTKGLVPEHFPFRTNKEDKTAGEIFEEKHKTLVKDGSEWLKDTSESCSVVAALLAGVSFATSSTVPGGNKSETGEPTLEGKPAFDAFALSSIVGLCFSVTALIMFLSILTSRKEAKDFRIDLPRKLILGLSSLFLSIVAMFTAFCSGHFFLIDQKYKSIVFLIYIVTCFPVTLYAVAQLPLYIDLLKGIITKIPMTSAKGVDL, encoded by the exons ATGACCGATGTTAAAGAGGGAGATTATTACAACACAAACACCACAGAAGACG ATCTTGAGGACAAGTTTCTTGTGTACACAAGAGAAGGAGATTGGGAAAAAGTTGTGGATCTATACAAATCAAATGTAAAATTCTGCACAATGAACATAGACAAAAGCAGAGGGACAGCACTCCACGTGGCAGTAAACGACAACAACGAAAGTGTCGTTAGCAATCTTGTTGGTTCAATATTACTTCATGGGAACGTGGAAGCATTTATATTGAAGAACGAGAAAGGGGACACGCCTTTGCACCTTGCAGCATCAAGAGGGTTTAAGGAAATTTGTGAGCATATAATTGGAGAATTTGGTGAAAGGAAGGAATTGGTttacattgataataataaCGGAGAGACACCTTTGTTTCTTGCTTCACTTTCATGgcaaaaacaaacatttatCTATTTGTTCTCTTTTGTTGAACCGGATTATAAGATTTGTGATGGTAAAAAGGATTACTCTTATCCTTATTCTAAAGATCTTATTAGGAACAACGGAGATAGTATCCTTCATTGCGCCATTCAGAGAGAATTTTTTG ATTTGGCTCTTATAATAATAGATAAATACCCTGAACTTGGTGCAATTTCGAACAAAAAACATTACACACCTCTCAAACTTCTTGCTACTAGGCCTTCAGCATTCGAAAGCGGATTCAAGATGATATGGtggaaaaagattttataccaCT GTATACCTGTGGAGAATCTAAACGTGAAAGAAGCTCTGGAATTGTATGGTATAAAACATGATCAGTCAGAACGTCACAAATACCCAAAGAACTACGATACATGTTATCTATTTCTTCATAAATGTAAAGAATATGCTGATCCACTTTTAGACATCATTAGACATCTGCCGGTGATCTCTAAATTAGCAATTCCTATTTCCACTACATATG ttgcAGCTTCTGATAATAAGGTAAAGGAACAAAAAGTGTTGCTAGGTCAGCAACAACAGATCAATATATCAATGCCATCTGATAATgaggaaaagaaacaaaacgTGTTATCTAAGCAAAAACAGAACAATATATCAATTCCATCTGATCCCGAGCTTCTTCCAGAAAACTATGCTACATGTCTTTGGTTCCTGAAGTTTGCATACATAAATATCCTTGGCCTTTCTGGAGTAG gaGTTGATGAAGTTAGAAAACTGAAGCAAAAACATAAATGGAGTAGTCAATTATTGACCGTTTTTATGGAGAACACTTCTGATTCCTACTTTGGAGCTGGCAACAAACCACTTCGAAATGAGAGTGAAATCGATTTTGAAGCAATTATCAACCAAAACAAAAACTCAAATGAAG AATTGAAAAGTGAGGATACAAAGAAGTCTGAAACATTGAAAAGTAAGGAAGCAAAGAAGTCTGAAACATTGAATAATGGGGATACAAATAAGGCTGAAACATTGAAAAATGAGAAAGCAAAGAAGGCTAAAACAATGAAAAGTGAAACACCGATATTGACTGCAGCAAGATATGGCATAGTTGAAATGGTGACtgtacttataaaaaaaataccaagTTCCATCTACGAAACTAActtggaaaataaaaatatattattagtagCAGTTGAAAACAGAAGGACCGTTGTTGTTGAGTCGTTAAGGAAATGGTTTAAAGAGTGCAATAAATATCCAATATTTGATAACCTAATCCAAGAGGTAGATAATGAAGACAACACAGTGTTACATTTGGCAGCAACACCAGGTGATCAAGATTGGAACATATCTGGAGCTGCCTTGCAAATGATGTGGCATATCAAATGGTTTCAG TATACTAAAGGACTAGTCCCAGAGCATTTCCCATTTAGAACCAACAAAGAGGACAAAACTGCAGGAGAAATATTTGAGGAAAAACATAAAACTCTAGTAAAAGATGGTAGTGAATGGCTAAAGGACACATCAGAATCTTGCTCTGTAGTTGCAGCACTCCTCGCCGGTGTTTCCTTTGCTACATCAAGCACTGTACCGGGTGGCAACAAAAGTGAAACAGGTGAACCTACATTGGAAGGAAAGCCTGCATTTGATGCATTTGCTTTGTCATCAATAGTTGGCCTTTGCTTCTCTGTCACTGCACTCATAATGTTCCTCTCGATACTCACTTCTCGTAAAGAAGCCAAAGATTTCAGAATTGATTTGCCAAGGAAACTTATTTTGGGTTTGAGTTCCCTTTTCTTGTCCATCGTTGCAATGTTCACTGCTTTTTGCTCTGGTCATTTTTTTTTGATTGACCAAAAATACAAGAGCATTGTGTTCCTCATTTATATCGTCACTTGCTTCCCTGTGACTTTGTATGCAGTAGCACAACTTCCACTATACATTGATCTTCTAAAAGGTATTATAACCAAAATTCCAATGACAAGTGCTAAGGGTGTGGACTTATAA
- the LOC101501049 gene encoding uncharacterized protein isoform X3, translating to MTDVKEGDYYNTNTTEDDLEDKFLVYTREGDWEKVVDLYKSNVKFCTMNIDKSRGTALHVAVNDNNESVVSNLVGSILLHGNVEAFILKNEKGDTPLHLAASRGFKEICEHIIGEFGERKELVYIDNNNGETPLFLASLSWQKQTFIYLFSFVEPDYKICDGKKDYSYPYSKDLIRNNGDSILHCAIQREFFDLALIIIDKYPELGAISNKKHYTPLKLLATRPSAFESGFKMIWWKKILYHCIPVENLNVKEALELYGIKHDQSERHKYPKNYDTCYLFLHKCKEYADPLLDIIRHLPVISKLAIPISTTYVAASDNKVKEQKVLLGQQQQINISMPSDNEEKKQNVLSKQKQNNISIPSDPELLPENYATCLWFLKFAYINILGLSGVGVDEVRKLKQKHKWSSQLLTVFMENTSDSYFGAGNKPLRNESEIDFEAIINQNKNSNEVLHLAATPGDQDWNISGAALQMMWHIKWFQYTKGLVPEHFPFRTNKEDKTAGEIFEEKHKTLVKDGSEWLKDTSESCSVVAALLAGVSFATSSTVPGGNKSETGEPTLEGKPAFDAFALSSIVGLCFSVTALIMFLSILTSRKEAKDFRIDLPRKLILGLSSLFLSIVAMFTAFCSGHFFLIDQKYKSIVFLIYIVTCFPVTLYAVAQLPLYIDLLKGIITKIPMTSAKGVDL from the exons ATGACCGATGTTAAAGAGGGAGATTATTACAACACAAACACCACAGAAGACG ATCTTGAGGACAAGTTTCTTGTGTACACAAGAGAAGGAGATTGGGAAAAAGTTGTGGATCTATACAAATCAAATGTAAAATTCTGCACAATGAACATAGACAAAAGCAGAGGGACAGCACTCCACGTGGCAGTAAACGACAACAACGAAAGTGTCGTTAGCAATCTTGTTGGTTCAATATTACTTCATGGGAACGTGGAAGCATTTATATTGAAGAACGAGAAAGGGGACACGCCTTTGCACCTTGCAGCATCAAGAGGGTTTAAGGAAATTTGTGAGCATATAATTGGAGAATTTGGTGAAAGGAAGGAATTGGTttacattgataataataaCGGAGAGACACCTTTGTTTCTTGCTTCACTTTCATGgcaaaaacaaacatttatCTATTTGTTCTCTTTTGTTGAACCGGATTATAAGATTTGTGATGGTAAAAAGGATTACTCTTATCCTTATTCTAAAGATCTTATTAGGAACAACGGAGATAGTATCCTTCATTGCGCCATTCAGAGAGAATTTTTTG ATTTGGCTCTTATAATAATAGATAAATACCCTGAACTTGGTGCAATTTCGAACAAAAAACATTACACACCTCTCAAACTTCTTGCTACTAGGCCTTCAGCATTCGAAAGCGGATTCAAGATGATATGGtggaaaaagattttataccaCT GTATACCTGTGGAGAATCTAAACGTGAAAGAAGCTCTGGAATTGTATGGTATAAAACATGATCAGTCAGAACGTCACAAATACCCAAAGAACTACGATACATGTTATCTATTTCTTCATAAATGTAAAGAATATGCTGATCCACTTTTAGACATCATTAGACATCTGCCGGTGATCTCTAAATTAGCAATTCCTATTTCCACTACATATG ttgcAGCTTCTGATAATAAGGTAAAGGAACAAAAAGTGTTGCTAGGTCAGCAACAACAGATCAATATATCAATGCCATCTGATAATgaggaaaagaaacaaaacgTGTTATCTAAGCAAAAACAGAACAATATATCAATTCCATCTGATCCCGAGCTTCTTCCAGAAAACTATGCTACATGTCTTTGGTTCCTGAAGTTTGCATACATAAATATCCTTGGCCTTTCTGGAGTAG gaGTTGATGAAGTTAGAAAACTGAAGCAAAAACATAAATGGAGTAGTCAATTATTGACCGTTTTTATGGAGAACACTTCTGATTCCTACTTTGGAGCTGGCAACAAACCACTTCGAAATGAGAGTGAAATCGATTTTGAAGCAATTATCAACCAAAACAAAAACTCAAATGAAG TGTTACATTTGGCAGCAACACCAGGTGATCAAGATTGGAACATATCTGGAGCTGCCTTGCAAATGATGTGGCATATCAAATGGTTTCAG TATACTAAAGGACTAGTCCCAGAGCATTTCCCATTTAGAACCAACAAAGAGGACAAAACTGCAGGAGAAATATTTGAGGAAAAACATAAAACTCTAGTAAAAGATGGTAGTGAATGGCTAAAGGACACATCAGAATCTTGCTCTGTAGTTGCAGCACTCCTCGCCGGTGTTTCCTTTGCTACATCAAGCACTGTACCGGGTGGCAACAAAAGTGAAACAGGTGAACCTACATTGGAAGGAAAGCCTGCATTTGATGCATTTGCTTTGTCATCAATAGTTGGCCTTTGCTTCTCTGTCACTGCACTCATAATGTTCCTCTCGATACTCACTTCTCGTAAAGAAGCCAAAGATTTCAGAATTGATTTGCCAAGGAAACTTATTTTGGGTTTGAGTTCCCTTTTCTTGTCCATCGTTGCAATGTTCACTGCTTTTTGCTCTGGTCATTTTTTTTTGATTGACCAAAAATACAAGAGCATTGTGTTCCTCATTTATATCGTCACTTGCTTCCCTGTGACTTTGTATGCAGTAGCACAACTTCCACTATACATTGATCTTCTAAAAGGTATTATAACCAAAATTCCAATGACAAGTGCTAAGGGTGTGGACTTATAA